A window from Vulpes lagopus strain Blue_001 chromosome 23, ASM1834538v1, whole genome shotgun sequence encodes these proteins:
- the MFSD2A gene encoding sodium-dependent lysophosphatidylcholine symporter 1 isoform X1 yields MAKGEGAESGSAAGLLPTGILPAAERPAQVKKEPKKKQQLSICNKLCYAVGGAPYQVTGCALGFFLQIYLLDVAQVEPFFASIILFVGRAWDAFTDPLVGFCISKSSWTRLGRLMPWIIFSTPLAIIAYFLIWFVPDFPRGQALWYLLFYCLFETLVTCFHVPYSALTMFISTEQSERDSATAYRMTVEVLGTVLGTAIQGQIVGQADTPCLQDPSDSALAMEGANHTQSTTSLKETQNAYLLAAGVIASIYVICAVILTLGVREQREPYETQQAEPMSFFRGLRLVMSHGPYVKLIAGFLFTSLAFMLVEGNFALFCTYTLGFRNEFQNLLLAIMLSATFTIPIWQWFLTRFGKKTAVYVGISSAVPFLILVAFMESNLIVTYVVAVAAGISVAAAFLLPWSMLPDVIDDFHLKQPQSHGTEPIFFSFYVFFTKFASGVSLGISTLSLDFAGYQTRGCSQPARVKFTLKLLVTIAPIVLILLGLLLFKLYPIDEEKRRQNKKALQALREEASSSGCSDTDSTELASIL; encoded by the exons ATGGCCAAGGGAGAGGGCGCCGAGAGCGGCTCCGCGGCCGGGCTGCTGCCCACCGGCATCCTCCCAGCCGCCGAACGGCCGGCGCAGGTCAAG aaGGAACCGAAGAAGAAACAACAGTTGTCCATTTGTAACAAGCTTTGCTATGCAGTTGGAGGGGCCCCCTACCAGGTGACAGGCTGTGCCCTGGGGTTCTTCCTGCAGATCTACCTGTTGGATGTGGCTCAG GTGGAGCCTTTCTTTGCCTCCATCATCCTATTTGTGGGCCGAGCGTGGGATGCCTTCACGGACCCCCTGGTGGGCTTCTGCATTAGCAAATCTTCCTGGACCCGCCTGGGCCGCCTCATGCCCTG GATCATCTTCTCCACACCCCTGGCCATCATTGCTTACTTCCTCATCTGGTTCGTGCCTGATTTCCCACGGGGCCAGGCGCTGTGGTACCTGCTTTTCTACTGCCTGTTTGAAACACTAGTCACG TGTTTCCACGTTCCCTACTCAGCTCTCACGATGTTCATCAGCACAGAGCAGAGTGAGCGGGATTCCGCTACTGCATATC GGATGACTGTGGAGGTGCTGGGCACAGTGTTGGGCACAGCGATCCAGGGGCAAATCGTGGGCCAAGCAGACACGCCTTGCCTCCAGGACCCCAGTGACTCTGCACTGGCCATGGAAGGTGCCAATCACACACAGAGCACCACATCACTCAAAGAAACG CAAAATGCATACCTGCTGGCGGCAGGGGTCATTGCCTCCATCTATGTCATCTGTGCTGTCATCCTAACCCTGGGTGTGCGGGAGCAGAGAG AACCCTATGAGACTCAGCAGGCTGAGCCGATGTCCTTTTTTCGGGGCCTGCGGCTGGTCATGAGCCATGGCCCATACGTCAAGCTTATTGCTGGCTTCCTCTTCACCTCCCTGGCTTTTAtg CTGGTGGAGGGGAACTTCGCCTTGTTTTGCACCTACACCTTGGGCTTCCGAAATGAATTCCAGAATCTGCTCCTGGCCATCATG CTCTCAGCCACATTCACCATTCCCATCTGGCAGTGGTTTCTAACCCGATTTGGCAAGAAGACGGCTGTATACGTTGGGATCTCA TCAGCAGTGCCATTTCTCATCTTGGTGGCCTTCATGGAGAGTAACCTGATTGTCACCTATGTGGTAGCTGTGGCAGCTGGCATCAGTGTAGCAGCGGCCTTCTTACTACCCTG GTCCATGCTGCCTGATGTCATTGACGACTTCCACTTGAAGCAGCCCCAGTCTCACGGCACTGAGCccatcttcttctccttctatgtcttcTTCACCAAGTTTGCCTCTGGAGTCTCACTGGGCATCTCCACCCTGAGTCTTGA CTTCGCCGGGTACCAGACCCGTGGCTGCTCACAGCCGGCACGTGTCAAGTTCACCCTGAAGTTGCTGGTGACCATAGCTCCCATAGTCCTCATCCTGCTAGGCCTGCTGCTCTTCAAGCTGTACCCCATTGACGAGGAGAAGCGGCGGCAGAACAAGAAGGCCCTGCAGGCTCTGAG GGAAGAGGCCAGCAGCTCCGGCTGCTCTGACACAGACTCTACAGAGCTGGCCAGCATCCTCTAG
- the MFSD2A gene encoding sodium-dependent lysophosphatidylcholine symporter 1 isoform X2, protein MAKGEGAESGSAAGLLPTGILPAAERPAQVKEPKKKQQLSICNKLCYAVGGAPYQVTGCALGFFLQIYLLDVAQVEPFFASIILFVGRAWDAFTDPLVGFCISKSSWTRLGRLMPWIIFSTPLAIIAYFLIWFVPDFPRGQALWYLLFYCLFETLVTCFHVPYSALTMFISTEQSERDSATAYRMTVEVLGTVLGTAIQGQIVGQADTPCLQDPSDSALAMEGANHTQSTTSLKETQNAYLLAAGVIASIYVICAVILTLGVREQREPYETQQAEPMSFFRGLRLVMSHGPYVKLIAGFLFTSLAFMLVEGNFALFCTYTLGFRNEFQNLLLAIMLSATFTIPIWQWFLTRFGKKTAVYVGISSAVPFLILVAFMESNLIVTYVVAVAAGISVAAAFLLPWSMLPDVIDDFHLKQPQSHGTEPIFFSFYVFFTKFASGVSLGISTLSLDFAGYQTRGCSQPARVKFTLKLLVTIAPIVLILLGLLLFKLYPIDEEKRRQNKKALQALREEASSSGCSDTDSTELASIL, encoded by the exons ATGGCCAAGGGAGAGGGCGCCGAGAGCGGCTCCGCGGCCGGGCTGCTGCCCACCGGCATCCTCCCAGCCGCCGAACGGCCGGCGCAGGTCAAG GAACCGAAGAAGAAACAACAGTTGTCCATTTGTAACAAGCTTTGCTATGCAGTTGGAGGGGCCCCCTACCAGGTGACAGGCTGTGCCCTGGGGTTCTTCCTGCAGATCTACCTGTTGGATGTGGCTCAG GTGGAGCCTTTCTTTGCCTCCATCATCCTATTTGTGGGCCGAGCGTGGGATGCCTTCACGGACCCCCTGGTGGGCTTCTGCATTAGCAAATCTTCCTGGACCCGCCTGGGCCGCCTCATGCCCTG GATCATCTTCTCCACACCCCTGGCCATCATTGCTTACTTCCTCATCTGGTTCGTGCCTGATTTCCCACGGGGCCAGGCGCTGTGGTACCTGCTTTTCTACTGCCTGTTTGAAACACTAGTCACG TGTTTCCACGTTCCCTACTCAGCTCTCACGATGTTCATCAGCACAGAGCAGAGTGAGCGGGATTCCGCTACTGCATATC GGATGACTGTGGAGGTGCTGGGCACAGTGTTGGGCACAGCGATCCAGGGGCAAATCGTGGGCCAAGCAGACACGCCTTGCCTCCAGGACCCCAGTGACTCTGCACTGGCCATGGAAGGTGCCAATCACACACAGAGCACCACATCACTCAAAGAAACG CAAAATGCATACCTGCTGGCGGCAGGGGTCATTGCCTCCATCTATGTCATCTGTGCTGTCATCCTAACCCTGGGTGTGCGGGAGCAGAGAG AACCCTATGAGACTCAGCAGGCTGAGCCGATGTCCTTTTTTCGGGGCCTGCGGCTGGTCATGAGCCATGGCCCATACGTCAAGCTTATTGCTGGCTTCCTCTTCACCTCCCTGGCTTTTAtg CTGGTGGAGGGGAACTTCGCCTTGTTTTGCACCTACACCTTGGGCTTCCGAAATGAATTCCAGAATCTGCTCCTGGCCATCATG CTCTCAGCCACATTCACCATTCCCATCTGGCAGTGGTTTCTAACCCGATTTGGCAAGAAGACGGCTGTATACGTTGGGATCTCA TCAGCAGTGCCATTTCTCATCTTGGTGGCCTTCATGGAGAGTAACCTGATTGTCACCTATGTGGTAGCTGTGGCAGCTGGCATCAGTGTAGCAGCGGCCTTCTTACTACCCTG GTCCATGCTGCCTGATGTCATTGACGACTTCCACTTGAAGCAGCCCCAGTCTCACGGCACTGAGCccatcttcttctccttctatgtcttcTTCACCAAGTTTGCCTCTGGAGTCTCACTGGGCATCTCCACCCTGAGTCTTGA CTTCGCCGGGTACCAGACCCGTGGCTGCTCACAGCCGGCACGTGTCAAGTTCACCCTGAAGTTGCTGGTGACCATAGCTCCCATAGTCCTCATCCTGCTAGGCCTGCTGCTCTTCAAGCTGTACCCCATTGACGAGGAGAAGCGGCGGCAGAACAAGAAGGCCCTGCAGGCTCTGAG GGAAGAGGCCAGCAGCTCCGGCTGCTCTGACACAGACTCTACAGAGCTGGCCAGCATCCTCTAG